The following DNA comes from Sander lucioperca isolate FBNREF2018 chromosome 2, SLUC_FBN_1.2, whole genome shotgun sequence.
taaaataaatgcgctgtcgatatcttctataacagacgtgATGGCGGAATCTACGCATCTCAATTTTCCagtggcagccatctttgttgtaaacaaattaaacccaagcgctctttggtgacatGGTAGATTaggttactgttgatcatctgtccatcatcgtatgaAGCCCgtcctgacaatttgattggtccgaacagctctggttcgagcatagttgctctacaacggatcaagtccagaccgaacttcccaacctcaaatgttgtgggcggggctaagtacggctggcatccaggctagctgGCAGCATGAAACCAAGCACAGAGAGCTGCTATGCCAAGACAGGATTACTACCGTATCAATAAATTCTGCCGATAGTATTAAAGATGATGGTTTATCATATTGTATGAGAAAGGGAGGGCTGCTTGGGACTAATCAATTAAAAGGGTAAATAGAAGTGAAAGCACAATGAGGCACTGAATGTAAGATGTGAATCAAATGCTATGGCCTTTGCAATCAGCAGATTACTGATGACTGTACATTTTTAAAGAATGGCGATCATCCCTCCAGCAGAGTTCCAGAGACTTGTTAAGTCTTTGCCAAAGAGCACTGAAGCTGCTCTGGAGGCTCGTAGGGCCCAACACATTACTAGGACAattcatgttgttgttttttttctttaattcgTCGCCCATCTGTGCATTTGCATTCTTATAAATTACTCATAATTTTGAGTTCACTTTGCCgatttttcattttcttggACCACCTCTGGCTGACAAGGATCACCATGGAAACCAGACAAAACAGCCCAATACTATCGGATCCATGCATTTGTTTATTGCTTCTACTGCATGTAgagaaatgcaacaaaaaagagaaatggaaaaaaaaaataaaaataggccTTCTAGGGCTTCTATGATCACATTTTCATAAAATCTTTTTTGCTTCTGTCTGTTGCAGCTTGACATTAGTGTCGTATATTTGCAGTTTAAAGATTCTGTTTCAGGTAATTATTTTCTAGGAAAAAAACATTCGTGTGCACAAAAAAGcaatttattttccttttataGCAGCACCATAAAGATAGGCCTGGTGTTCAGCAGCGGACAGGAAACAGAAGATATGTTTTGATTTGATTGTAATACTGTAAAATAGGTGTCCTGTTTTGTGTTGGCAGTTGGGGGATGGACCCAGAACGACCCATCCTGTTTAGTAGAACAGTTCTGTCCTGAGTACAACGAGTGGAGAACAGCAGCACGCATGGTCAACAGTCGTGGCAAAGTGGCTGTGGGCACATTGGATGGCAAGATCTACACAGTCGGTGGGGAAGATAACATCCGATGTTACAGCAGTGTGGAGAGGTGAGAGACAGTACAgtttataaatgtattttactAATAATGTGTGCATAGCGGTTTTAATTTGgcaattctttttttatctcaaaatgtcaaacttcaaTTTTCCTCCCATGGTGTTATCACTTTAAGCTCCTTAACGCAAAGGTTTTCTCGCTGTAAGAACCTCATATCATCAttgaacacattttgtttttttgtcacatgcTCTTTTGAATTTCAAGTTTCAGTGAAATGCAAACATCAAACTTTGACTTTAGCTCTAACTGAAATAGtttattttggtttatgacGATTTTCTGGTACAAGGTTATTCAAACTGACATTTCATTACCTCACATCGGTTATCACTGCGGGAGAAAGTGAAAGTAAGTTGTAGCTTGGCTGACAGTTTGAGATAGCAGCCATATCTTATTGTGATAAGTAAAAGCTGTCTAGCTCTGCTTTAAAGACAGTAATATGGCATTGTGCATTTCTAACCATAACCCAAACCCTGTCCAACCCTCAATACAATCTAACCATCAATATAGCATGTGGGTAGTTCCTTACCCCTCCCTTATGCTTACTCCTACTCTTCTCATTTTTAAAATGCACAATTGCAAAAACTATCATGGACTTGCTGAATATCATTAAATTAAACAAAGTGAACAATTCATGGCACAGCCACTCTGGGGACTGATGTTGTGATTTTGGTGTCTGAGGGCCCATCCCCACTCATGAGGATAAAGGACATGGCCAAAATGACTCAGCTTCCATTCATTGCCCTCTGTATAAATAGTACATATAGCCTAAGGTTAGCTATTTAACTAGGATGAAAAACTGATGCTAAAAGCAATTCTTTAGAACTCTATATTTGTGTATACTCTATAACTAGATTAGGTGAGGGAAAAAAGATCTGtattcatttttgttgttgtttacatcACTGAACAGCAGAGGTCAGCATTAAGGCAGACCTTAGATGTACCTTTAGATATTAAAAACCACAAGCCATCTTTTTTTGTGAGCAGGAGACAACCCCAAATCCTCACTCTGTGGGATTTCCCTCATTTTTTTCATGTTGCCAGGGCATTAAGTCCTAATATGTAATGCAAGCCAAAaataaactctcttttatacacacacacacacacacacacacacacacacacacacacacacacacacacacacacacacacacacacacacacacacacacacacacactctctctctgctcttgtGTTGCATGTTTTCTACCATTTCCTTTCCTCCTACTCTATGAGATGTCTCAAAGGAGCTGGCACTTCCCACAGACAGCCACTCCTCAACTGAATGCCAGTCAGTTGACCCTATAATGATCATCCCTGGTGGGTTGCAGACCAGTAGGGAAAGACTTGCTCCAGACTGATCAGCTGGTACATAATGGCCTATACCAGCTAGCTCTCAATTTGGTTACTGGACTGCATCTAATCTCTGAGGGGTGGTTAAAGTGCTGATATTCTGGGGAAATTGCTGACATCccactcagcaaaaaaagaattaGAAGTGTTGTTTTGTGTGATGTGGGTTTTCATCTAGTGGCCTTGAGCTTTTACAGTAGAGAGGAAACACTGGCAGATGTTTATACAGATGACCAcacataatacaaaatactttCTCAGTTTCAATGTGTTCCTCAAAAGCAGTTGCAagcatacaaaacaaaaaatatcagtTTCTAGGAAAGCTTGTGCCTGTGTTGCTTCTACTCAAGTTGTTATAACCAGCACCAGATTTTCCTTTGCACATACACTTTGACATCCCCGCGCTTTGATCCACACAATGGCAGGTACAACCCAGACACAGACAGCTGGAGTACTGATGTAGTACCCTTGAGCAGCCCCCGCAGCGGAGTGTGTCTGGTGGCGATGGACGGATACCTGTTCGCTATTGGAGGACACGACGGCATTGCTGCCATTAATACTGTGGAGaggtactgtactgtatagcaTTAGTGCTACAAAAGGTCATTTTCTTATCTCAAAATTAACTGTGAATCTTCGCAATACATGAGACTGTGTTCAAGGTATCTCCTCGACATTAAGTGAGTGTCTTACATATTTCTAGAATGGAAGTAATAATGACTTTAATTACCTGACATCTCACATTACTTTGAAAGCAATTTGAAGTGGCTGACTGAGAGGAAGGAACAAAGACACAATTAATTTGATTTATGCAAAAACATGAATGACTGTCAGACCATTTGTTGAATTGGTTTTGCTAACTTTTGTTTCATTGCTCTAGGTATGACCCAAAAATGAACAGATGGAGCAAGCAGACAGCAATGCTGACCCGACGTACCGGAGCTGTGGCGGCGGTGCTGGAAGGACACTTGTATGTAATGGGAGGGAATGATGGTGACATGGCTCTGAACTCAGGTGAGACGTAGAGAAATAAAAGACCTCAGCCACCCACACATTGTCAAAGTCATTTAATCTACAATTATATATAACAGCAAGATcaagcaaatcctcacatttgagcaGCTGGGACCAACCAATGTCTGACATGTTTGCTTAGATAAATGACTAAATGACAAAGTATTCATTGATTCTGAAAATTGGCTTTTCCGACGGTTTCAGCACTTCTTTAATTTCCTATTGGAAAACTCCGTTAAAATGTTAATTgcataattgtttttaattgtgttATGTGTTAGATCAATGAAAGAAGCTTAAAGTGATATCAATCACTTATTTATGTGGGAATGCTACTTACAAATAGTCAACTATAGttaaaaatagttattttgaGCTTGGAGGCATTTCATGAATTTCCCACcactatttgtaaaaaaaaaaaaaaaataaataaaaaatctcaGCTTTCCTTGACAGCTTTTTGACGTGTGGCAGAACTTAACGTTCACACATAACGACTAGCTTGACCTTTCATTTTCTGTGAGTCGCCCTTATTCGCattcacagacaaacacacatacatacacacacatacacacacgcacgcacgcacacacacgcacgcacgcacgcacgcacacacacacacacacacacacacacacacacacgcacacacacacacacacacacacacacacacacattcttaagCCCCCTGACCTTGCCAAAGATAAACAGGGGGCTATGTTGTGCTGCCACTTGTCACTGACTATTTTAGTCTATGAGAAGTGCACGTCAGTGAAATTCCCACAACCTTTTTTGGTTCTCATCAAGTTCATGGGCATGCTAAATGGttgaaaattacaaaaaaaaatgttttaaagaggcatttgttgaaaaataaatagaaagtaTATTCACATCATTGGTATCTTGCTTTCTGGCAGACATGTTCAGCTTTTTAAGTACACCTAGAGTTGCATTAGATCAATGTACCCTAgatatgtatataaatataaacactGCCTGTCTGTAAGGTAGTGTTACTCATACAGTGTGTGCTGTTGTAATTTATGGTATATATGGCCTCTTATGACTCCTGCTATCCTCGAAATGTCCCCCAGTGGAGCGATACAACCCTGTAGACGGTACCTGGTCGATATGCGCCCACATGCTGAGTCCCAGGGAGAACGCCGGCTGTGCCGTGTACCTGGGACACATCTACGTGGCTGGGGGCAAAGATGAGCTCAGCCTGGAGCTCTGCGGTGCTGAGAGGTTTAACCCGGACACCATGAGGTGGACTCCTGTCAAACGCATGAAGAGCAAAAGGGACAACGTGAGTAATGGACCACTAAGACACATCAGATGCCAGGCCTTCCCTCTGATTTAAGGTCCAGTTTATTTTTACATCCAAATGATAAGAACAGAGACATAATACGACTGACATGACTGAGGGAAGGACATAATTTCCCTGGACAGATTACCTAAAATATTTCAGTAGAGGTTTAGGGTGTCATTACTATTTTTGGATCCCACAGTCTACATTTCTTTCTCTACACAAGAACATAATAACGGGGGAAACATtggtaacttttttttctggcaTGCCATGGATAGATTGGCAGGTATAATCTTTGTTCACCATTTTATTTAAGCCTATTAGCGTTTGCCAATAAACACAAAGCAGAGATGAGGTCATAAACCTAATATGGAACCATTATTTGCTATTGCTATAATTGCCAGACGAAACATGAAGTGGAACACCATAGTTATTaaaattcatcctgagggggacataaatgtctgaaccaaatttcatggcaatccattcacTATTTGTTGAAAAAATGGCAAtctcatggtggtgctagaggaaattcagaggatcaccaaaatcATTGTCTGGCACCatgaaagtacaatatttagtTCCAATCCATCTAGATGTTTCACAAAACACTGCTGCTGGTATGTATATCACCAAAATTCCACGGTAATCCATCCAATAAATGTTGAGTtctttcagtctggaccaaaatggTGGACAGACTGACCAACAGCCATGCCACTATCGAGGCTAAAAGGTGTCTTGATAACATATTTTGTGTATTATTATGCTAAAAAATATTGAATTGATGCTGTTACAAAAATATATGCAGTATGTGCAACTGGAAATCCCTGGTTTATTTCTGTTTTGCAATATTGAAAACAATAGCCCAAAGAAGATGTCAAATCTATTTTATTTAAACTTATTTGTTAATGCCATTTAATATAATTCTTCCATATTCACTCTTGTTTATTTTGCCTCAGATGTCCCTTGTAGTTTTCAATGGCACCTTGATGGCTGTGGGAGGCTCTGATGGTGTCACCAATCTGAAAACAATAGAAGCTTACTCTCATGAAACCAACACATGGCGGTAAGAGGAAAACCAATGCCGTGACATCCTTGATGCTTCTTATTGCTCATtgctatgatgttttttaactGGGGTTTACTGTAACAATGACTCATCATTCAAATAATATAGAAATAGTTTTTGTTTCCATTCCCTGTTAATGTGGTTACCTTACCCCAGTAAGGTGCAATTAAATCAAGCTTTAAATACAGCagtacaaaacatacaatatattGTATAGCCTATATCTGGACTAACAGTCAATAGTTTAGCATTAGGATCTACTCTGTTTTTAACAACAGATAATTAGGTAAGAGTGAACTGGATAATTGTATGTATAATCGATTCACACACTTGTGAGGAATTCAAATTATTTACAATTGTACTTATTGTGAAATGACATGTGCAGTGTGATGCTGTAAATGGGAAACAATGTTGACTCTGATGTTGGTCAAAGTCATGCAATGACTTTATGTTAAGATGAGTAAGGAAAACAGAGCATAGCCTTATCAGAGTATTAGTTACTCCTATTATTAAAGTCCATCTTGCCATTATGATGCAGTTTTCAAATAAACTTTAAGTCTGCTGCTTACATCCAGACGCTGGACAAATACATGGTGTCACTTTGTGATTCATGCACCAAACTCATGTAAGGCTcctatatcatatatatatatatatatatatatatatatatatatatatatatatatatatatgcctttAGGCTGCTTACTGAATCTGAGGGCTTCAATGCCTGAGTCTGACTGTTTTCCTCTCCATCTGTTTTTAGACACTTTGGAAGCACGAAGAGCAAGCATCCAGGAGGCAGAGTGGCTGTGCTGTGCTGAGACTCGACATTGCTCATATTATATGAACAGGACAGAGGTGTTAGAAAGAAATAGCCTAATGGATGTACGCCAGGCTCCAGGACACATTGTGATATGGTTCAACAGTAAAGCAGCATAATGACTGAATAATTGAAGAGTTCACTTCAAAATGAGACATCACTCCATTAGTCAAACCTGGCAGCCGCTGTTACAAAAAGACTACAAGCATTACTTTAAAGCACATTATAGGCTACCAGGTTACCATTAAAGTTATGGGTCTCTTTTAATGTCTCGAGCTTACAAAACAGACCTCTTTAATGATGAGACGAATCAGTGGCAAATACATTTCAGgttgtatttttttccccaaaaacaGATATGTTGAATATTTGGATTTACTGATTGGATTCGGTACCACCATAATTACAGAGCAACCAATACTGGATTTTTTATATATCGGCCTGGCCAATTTATCGGTTTAGCTCTAATCATAATAttagacaaaaacaaataatcTGGTGTTACACAAAATAATACCACTTGTTAATATTGTAATTTGTGTACTGATTAATTATTGATGATAGAGTAACAGTTATGAGCCAGAAAGATGAAGGTAAACATGGAAATAATGCAGGTGTTTGGTTAAAGAATGTGCAGGATTTGTAAATGACTACTCAATCTTTTGAGTATTTTGAGTCAAGTTTAACCTTGAGGTATTACAATTACAATAGTATTGTACAAGGATGTTTCAAAGGTGAGAAACTCGGGTGGCTGTTGTAAGTGGAGAAAGTGTACTGAATGTTTTCAAAGTAACGTAATATGTCCTGGTAAAATGGCAACATGATGCATATGGTGTGTTTTATAGGTTATGAACTTTTCTGAATTGCTCCAGTCTCCAGTTTTCTAAATGTAGATGGTGATCATATCACTACATTTTGTATGTACGTCAGCTTCTGTGAATTTATGCGATGCTATCATATTTTCATTTACCCCTCAGCATTGACTGTAAACAAattacttatttattatttatattattatcatcatattTCATAATTTAGCTTGTGTAAACAACCACAGAATGGGTTATTACCAAAGAAATTATCACAGACATGACCAAAATCAGCTGGATCAAGTTGTGGAAAAGAAATCTGTGGGAAACAAGATCCTGAGTGATAAACAAGTGAGTGAGATCTGACTGCTGGCATGGGAAAGCATAAGTGGCTGTGTGGGCTTTAAAATGATGACGCTCAGAGCTCTTTCCCCTGGAGAATAATGGACTGAAATGTGGAGAGGCTGAGCACAAGGAACGCACACAGAGCAACGCGCCTTTtccggagagacacacacaagccaGCTGTGTCTCCCATCAGTCCCTCAGCGCACACAgaatgaatatttttttcaatatgaGGGGGACGGTTGTGAGGCAAATAGCAGAGGACAGAGCTGTTGCAGGTATGttttaacagaaaaaaacagatgtaGCCTAGTAAGAGATTGTGGATTTCTAGAAGTTGCCAAGACTTTGCATGCACTGTGTATACTCCATGTTGGATATTGTGAAATTAtgagaaaaatgaataaataattggTGTGGTCTAATTACAACTCAATGTGTTTGGCAACTGTCTACAGGATATTTAAAGCCCTGGTAAGACAGATTTACTTATTTTTACTGACTGATACATGTAACTGTTGCAGCATTCACAAATACAGTTGCACTTTCCACCATTCACCACCAGATGACTACGACTGATGAAGACACAGTGTACATGGTTCAACACTAGCATTTCACACCATTACATTGCTTATAAAACAGGAGCAGTTTTGTTTGTCTAGTCTAAAGCCACAGTCTTGCATCTTTACAACACAGACAATGTGACTTTATTGTGCAAATGGGGTGGGCAAAAGCATGACGATGCAGAATAACAGTTGCTATTGTTAGGTTTATTCATTTCACTAAAAGCCTTTTGATGATAAGTTTCCTGTCATCATCAAACGGACCAGTTTCCTCAGTAGCCTAGACACCAAATCATTGCAAAGTTCTCCGGTAGATGGTAATGCTATGCACAGTAGGTGAGTTGAGCGTCCTCCTGCTGCTCTGTCCTTTGGAGAAAGGGATGCTGATGCTGACAGGAAAGCATGGAAACCAGCAGGGACTATATCACGCTTACATGATGTCCTTGTTTTAGAGGCGTTATATATGACAGAAGACAGCTTTGGAGAAAGCCATAAGAGGCGTAGCTATACTTACTGTGATTTTAAACCAGGGGTTGTGACGTATGAACAGCTGAAGACGGTTACACAGAATTTGCGAGCTAGGCTAATTAAAAAGAAGAAGGCAAGTGGAAAAGCAGGTTTTTAATCGACAGCATTGGACTAAACACATAACTGTTCGTCATCCTTCCGCAAAGCAATGTAGTTCGTCAACATTAGCAAATAAAGTTGTTGCTAAGCGACAATGAAGTCTCTCAGTATTGGTTGCGGTTTTGGGCTCGCGCAttga
Coding sequences within:
- the LOC116054330 gene encoding kelch-like protein 20 isoform X2, giving the protein MLIKESKGGSHRRRQPMPTPLALRSQLSKLPPKDVFNDMMFVVGGWTQNDPSCLVEQFCPEYNEWRTAARMVNSRGKVAVGTLDGKIYTVGGEDNIRCYSSVERYNPDTDSWSTDVVPLSSPRSGVCLVAMDGYLFAIGGHDGIAAINTVERYDPKMNRWSKQTAMLTRRTGAVAAVLEGHLYVMGGNDGDMALNSVERYNPVDGTWSICAHMLSPRENAGCAVYLGHIYVAGGKDELSLELCGAERFNPDTMRWTPVKRMKSKRDNMSLVVFNGTLMAVGGSDGVTNLKTIEAYSHETNTWRHFGSTKSKHPGGRVAVLC
- the LOC116054330 gene encoding kelch-like protein 20 isoform X1, whose translation is MGVYNEQGAALEEPESRHMLIKESKGGSHRRRQPMPTPLALRSQLSKLPPKDVFNDMMFVVGGWTQNDPSCLVEQFCPEYNEWRTAARMVNSRGKVAVGTLDGKIYTVGGEDNIRCYSSVERYNPDTDSWSTDVVPLSSPRSGVCLVAMDGYLFAIGGHDGIAAINTVERYDPKMNRWSKQTAMLTRRTGAVAAVLEGHLYVMGGNDGDMALNSVERYNPVDGTWSICAHMLSPRENAGCAVYLGHIYVAGGKDELSLELCGAERFNPDTMRWTPVKRMKSKRDNMSLVVFNGTLMAVGGSDGVTNLKTIEAYSHETNTWRHFGSTKSKHPGGRVAVLC